The segment AGCGCCGGGGCGGGGGTGGACGTACCGCTTGGTCGCACGGCGGTGAGGCTGCTGCAACTGTCGCCGGTGCCGGTGTACATGGTGCCACTGGCACAGCACTTGGGCCGTAGGAAAATTTAACTGCGCAGGTAAGGCTAACCCGTAGAGGCGTAACAAAATAGTTCTAGATTTATTGCTGGAGCCACTAATATAGTTATAACTCGTCGCGGCCAGCAGCCGGTGACTCACCGCCTTTGAGGGATATCTATGAAGCTTCAACAACTGCGCTACATCTGGGAAGTGGCGCACCATGACCTCAACGTTTCCGCGACGGCGCAGAGCCTGTACACCTCCCAACCCGGTATCAGCAAGCAGATCCGCCTGCTCGAGGACGAGTTGGGCGTTGAAGTGTTCGCCCGCAGCGGCAAGCACCTGACCCGCGTCACCCCGGCCGGCGAACGCATCATCACCACCGCCGGTGAGATCCTGCGCAAGGTCGAAAGCATCAAGCAGATCGCCCAGGAGTTCTCCAACGAGAAAAAGGGCACGCTGTCCATCGCTACCACCCACACCCAGGCGCGCTACGCCCTGCCGCCGGTGATCAGCAACTTCATCAAGCAGTACCCGGAAGTGGCCCTGCACATGCACCAGGGCTCACCGATGCAGATCGCCGAGATGGCCGCCGACGGCACGGTCGATTTCGCCATTGCCACCGAGGCGCTGGAGCTGTTCGGCGACCTCATCATGATGCCCTGCTACAAGTGGAACCGCTGCGTGGTCGTGCCCCAGGGCCACCCGCTGACCAAGCTGCCGAAGCTCACGCTGGAAGCGGTGGCCGAGTACCCGATCGTCACCTACGTGTTCGGCTTCACTGGCCGCTCGAAGCTCGATGAGGCCTTCAACCACCGCGGCCTGACCCCCAAGGTGGTGTTCACCGCAGCCGACGCCGACGTGATCAAGACTTATGTGCGCCTGGGGCTGGGTGTGGGCATCGTGGCCAAGATGGCGGTTGACCCGAAGCTCGACAGCGACCTGGTGTGCCTGGATGCCAGCGAGCTGTTCGAAGCCAGCATCACCAAGATCGGCTTCCGTCGCGGCACCTTCCTGCGTGGTTTCATGTGCGACTTCATCGAGAAGTTCGCTCCGCACCTGACCCGCGAAGTGATGGCCAAGGCCATCCAGTGCCACAACAAGCAGGAGCTCGAAGAGCTGTTCGAGGGTGTCGAGCTGCCGGTGCACTAAAGGCAGTCGCAAGCCTCAAGCGGCAAGTAAAGAGCAGTCCGTACGCGGTCTGCTCTTTTTTCTTGTGGCTTGCAGCTTAAAGCTTGCCGCTGCTTCTCAGGCTTTGTTGATCAGGTTGCCGGCATGCAGCCCGCACTCTTTCTGCGTGGCCTCTTCCCACCACCAGCGGCCTTCGCGCTCGTGCTGGCGCGGCAGCACCGGGCGGGTGCACGGCTCGCAGCCGATGCTGATGAAGCCGCGCTCGTGGAGGCTGTTGTATGGCAGCTCGAGCATGCGGATGTAACCCCACACTTCCTCGCTGGTCATCTGCGCCAGCGGGTTGAACTTGTACAACGGGCGCTCCGGGGTGGAGAAGGCGCTGTCGATCTCCAGCGCCGCCACCTGGCTGCGGGTGCCCGGGCTCTGGTCGCGGCGCTGGCCGGTGGCCCAGGCGCTCACGGTGGCCAGCTTGCGGCGCAGCGGCTCGATCTTGCGGATGCCGCAGCACTCGCCGTGGCCGTCCTTGTAGAAGCTGAACAGGCCCTTTTCCTTGACGAACGGGTCGAGCTTGTCGCGGTCGGGGCTGAGCAACTCGATGGGCAGGTTGTACTGCTCGCGCACCTGGTCGATGAAGCGGTAGGTCTCCGGGTGCAGGCGCCCGGTGTCGAGGCTGAACACCTTGACCTGCTTGTTCAGCTTCCAGGCCATGTCCACCAGCACCACGTCTTCGGCGCCGCTGAAGGAGATCCACAGGTCGTCACCAAAATGCTCGAAGGCGAGCTTGAGAATGTCCTGTGGGGACTTGCTGGCATAGGTCGCGGCCAGGGCGGCGACGTCGAAGGGTTGGCTCATCAGGCGGTTTCCATCGGGTGAGTGGCGCTGTGCGCTCGTAATGGGCAAATGGTAACAAAAAATGGCGGGTTAGACCTGTCGCGCCGCGATGGCTCAAAGGTCCTGCAAGGTCTCCATCAATACCCGCACCTTGGCGATCGATTCTTCGTACTCGGCCTCCCAATGCGAGTCCGCCACCACCGCGCCGCCGCCCCAGCAACTCACCTGGCCATCCTTGACCAGCAGGCTGCGGATGGCGATGGAGCTGTCCATCTCGCCGCGCACGTCCACATACAGCAAGGATCCGCAATACAGCGCCCGGCGCGCGGGCTCCAGCTCATCGATGATCTGCATGGCACGGATCTTCGGCGCGCCGGTGATCGAGCCGCCGGGGAAGCTGTCGCCGATCAGTGTCAGCGCGTCCTTGCCCGGCGCCAGGCGGCCGGTGACGCTGCTGACCAGGTGGTGCACGTTGGGGTAGCTCTCCAGGCTGAACAGCTCCGGCACCCTCACCGAGCCGATCTCGCAGGTGCGGCCGATGTCGTTGCGCAACAGGTCGACGATCATCAGGTTTTCCGAGCGGTCCTTGGGGCTGGCCAGCAGCTCGGCGGCGTTGTGCGCATCCTGCGCCGGGTCGCTGGCGCGCGGGCGGGTGCCCTTGATCGGGCGGGTTTCCACCTCGCCCTGGCTGACGCGGATGAAGCGCTCCGGCGAGAAGCTCAGCAAGGCTGCGCCATCGCCCAGTTGCTGATAGCCCGAGAAGGGCGTCGGGCAGGCCGCGCGCAGGGCCTGGTAGGCGTGCCAGGGGTCGCCCTGGCAAGGGGCGCGAAAACGCTGGGTGAGGTTGATCTGGTAGCAGTCACCGGCCTGGATGTAGCACTGCACCTGATCGAAGGCGGCGCGGTACTGGGCCGGTTGCAGGTCGCCGGTCATCGCTGCGAGCAGGCGGAAGTGCGTTGGCTGTGCAGTATCTGGCGCTTCGAACAGTTCAGCCAGGCGCTGGCGCTCGCTGTCGGCGAGCTTGGGGTGAAACACCAGCTGGCTGGTGGCGAGCTGGTGGTCAGTCAGCAGCGCCCAGGCGTACAGCCCCAGTTGCGCGTCGGGCAGGCCCAGGTCGTCCAGCGCCTGCGCCGGCAACTGCTCCAGGCGGCGGCCGAAGTCGTAGCTGAGGTAGCCGATAAGGCCGCCGGCAAATGGCAGCTCGATGCCCGCTGGCAATTGCGCTTCGCCAAGGCCTGCCAGGGCCTGGCGCAAGCGCTGCAGGTACTCGCGGCCGTCTTCATCCGCTTGCACCTGCAGTTGTTGCAGCGGCCAGGCGCTGAGCAGGTCGAAGCGGCCGCGTTCGGCGCCGGGGCGGGCGCTGTCGAGCAGGATGGCGCCGGGGGCGTTGCGCAGGCGTGCGAAATGATGGGCTGGGTCGGCTTGGTAGGGCAGGGGGTGGAGCGTACAGGTCGGCATCAGAATGGACGGCGATGAAAAGCGAAGGTGCCGATTGTAGACCTGTGTAGGAAATGCGCCTAGCGCTGGGGGCGACATTCACATGTTGTGTAAGGACGTGGCCGGACGCGGACCGTGTAGGAGCGGCCTTGTGTCGCGAAAGGGCCGCATAGCGGCCCCAGGATATCAGCACCACATAGAATCGCCGGGGCCGCTACGCGGCACTTTCGCGGCACAAGGCCGCTCCTGCAGGATCAATTCGGCTGAACGTGCCCGAACAACCCCTGCGCCACCTTCACCCGCTGCTCGGCATCTTCGCTGCGGCCTTCTTTGGCCAGCATCTCGATGTGCGCCTCGATGGCGTGGGTGCGCTGGGTCAGGCCGCAGTCGTTGGCGATCTGGATGTTCAGGCCAGGGCGGGCGTTGAGTTCGAGGATCAACGGGCCCTTGTCCTGGTCCAGCACCATGTCCACGCCGATGTAGCCGAGGCCGCACAGCTCGTAGCAGCTGGCGGCGAGCTTCATGAAGCCGTCCCAGTTCGGCAGCTGCACGCCGTCCACCGCGTTGGTGGTGTCCGGGTGCTTGCTGATGATCTTGTTCAGCCAGGTGCCGCGCAGGGTCACGCCGGTGGCCAGGTCCACGCCCACGCCGATGGCGCCCTGGTGCAGGTTGGCCTTGCCGCCCGACTGGCGGGTCGGCAGGCGCAGCATGGCCATTACCGGGTAGCCCATCAGCACGATGATGCGGATGTCCGGCACGCCTTCGTAGCTGATGCTCTTGAAGATCTGGTCGGGGGTGACCCGGTACTCGATGAGCGCGCGGTCGCGGTGCCCGCCCAGGGAGTACAGGCCGGTGAGGATGCTCGAGATCTGGTGCTCGATTTCCTCGTGGCTGATGATCTTGCCCGACACCGTGCGGTAGCGGTCCTCGAAGCGGTCGGCAACTACCAGGATGCCGTCACCGCCGGCGCCTTGCGCCGGCTTGATGACGAAGTCGCTGCGCCCGCCGATGATCTCGTCGAGTTTTTCGATCTGCTTTTCGGTCTCGATGATGCCGTACATCTCCGGCACATGGATGCCGGCCGCCAGCGCGCGCTCCTTGGTGATGATCTTGTCGTCGACGATCGGGTACAGGTGGCGCTTGTTGTACTTCAGCACGTAGTCCGCGTTGCGCCGGTTGATACCCATGATGCCCCGGGCTTCCAGGGCCTTCCAGGTCTTGATCAGTCCGAACATCAGGCGTCAGCCTTCTTCAGGAATGCCTTGAAGCGCACGAGCTCGGTCAGGCGGTAGCCGCGGTAGCGACCCATCGCCAGCATGAAGCCCACCAGAATCAACAGCACTGCCGGGAAGGTGAACACGAAGTACACGGCTTCCGGCACGGTCATCAGCAGGTGTGCGATGGACGCGGCGAACAGGGTGCCGATGGCCACTTTCATGGCATGGCCGCCACCACGCTCTTCCCAGGTGATCGACAGGCGCTCGATGGTCATGGTCAGGATCACCATCGGGAACAGCGCCACCGACAGCCCGCGCTCCAGGCCCAGCTTGTGGCTGAACAGGCTGATGGCGGCGATCAGCACCACCACGAAGGTCAGCACCACCGACAGGCGCGGCAGCATCTGCAGCTTGAGGTGCTCCAGGTACGAGCGCAGCGACAGCCCCAGCGCGGTGATCACCGTGAACAGCACGATACCGAAGCCCAGCTGCGTTTCGCGGAAGGCCAGGGCAATCAGCACCGGGGTGAAGGTACCCAGGGTCTGGATGCCGATCAGGTTGCGCAGGATCAGGATCACCAGCACGCCGATCGGGATCATCACCATGATCATGAAGGTTTGCTGGGTTTGCAGCGGCAGGCCGTACAGCGAGTATTCGAGGAAGTCCGCGTCGGTGTTTTCGTCGGTCAGCTTGGCCAGGCGGATGGCGTTCATCTCGCTGTTGTTCATGCTGAAGGTGACGCTGGCCTTCTTGCCACCATCGACGCTGATCAGGTTGTCGTCACCGGTCCACCACAGCAGGCGGTCGGCCGGCAGGCCCTGTTCGCCGGTGTCCGGGTTGAAGTACAGCCAGTCGTTGCCGTTGAAGCTGCGCAGCCACAGTTCAGGGGTTTGCGGGGTGTCGGCCACCAGGCGGATGGTGTGCACCTTCTCCAGCGGCACGTGGGCGATGGACAGCAGCAGGTCGATGACCTGGGCCTTCTTCATCGACGAGGTGTCGCCGGCCAGCAGCAGCTTGACGTTGTCGTCGTTGAGGTTGTTGACCCGCTTGATGGTCTCGCTGACGAAGGTCTCGACGTCGGCCGAGTGCTGGCGGATCGGTGCCATCAGCGCCTCGGCGGCGATTTTCTCGGGGCCCTCGACGGCCAGGCTGTCACGGAAGGTCGGGCCCTTGATCTTGGTCTTTTCGTTGCTGTAGCGCTTGGTCAGCACCAGGCGGTAGTAGAGGGTCTGGTTGCCGCTGGCGCGGCGCGCCGACCAGGTCACCTTGCGGTTGCCGTCGGCGCGGTTGACGCTGACCCCGTAGTTGTTGGAGATGAAGCTCTCGTTGAGGCTCACGTAGTCACGGTTGAGCGGCGGCACGAACATCTGCACCTTGACCGGGTCCTTGGCGCTGGCGACGAACTCGACCTTGGCGTCGATGTTCCACAGGTCGTCGGTTTCGTCTTCGGTCACCGGGATGCCCAGGGCGAAGATCTGGTAGGCCGTGACGGCAACGCCCAGCAGCACCAGCACGGTGATCAGGACTTTCAGGTGGAGGGTAAGAGAGCGCATCGGGATTACTCTGCTTTGGGAGCTTCGGTGGCGCAGGCAGGTTTGCCGGCCGCGTATTTAAGGCTTGGGTCGACCAGTGCATCCATGTGCTTGAGGGCCTCGGAGCCGATCAGCAGCGGGAACTGGAACGCGCTGCGGTCGGTGAGGTTGACCTCGATGGTGCGCAGGGTCTGGCCCATGCAGATATCGAGTTCGATGACCGGGCGGGCGGTGTAGGCCTTGCCCGATTCGGCGTCATAGTCCCCGGCGCGGCGCTTGATCTTGCTGACCCGGGCCAGGGGGCGTTCGATGGGGTGTTCGTGGGCGGCGTCGATGGCCAGGTAGAAGCGCACCCAGCTTTCGCCGTTGCGCTTGAAGCGCTTGATGTCACGGGCGCTGAGCGAGGCGGTCTTGGCCCCGGTATCCAGTTTGGCTGCCACTTCCAGGTCGAGGTCGCCCAGCCGGGCGTATTCGTTCAGGCCGTACACGGTCTTCTGCGCCGCGGGCGCTAGGGCCGGCAGCACAGTCAGGCAGAGCAGCAATGCAGCGAGTATCGGTTTCATAGTCCTGGCGCGGTGCTGTGCGGGGTTCTGGGCAAGGCGACGGGCCAAGCATCCTTAATAAGCCTGTCAAAAGCATGAAATGATGACAGGCACGCTATCCGTGCTCCGAAAGGAGCGCGGCATTCTATCACGCCGATGTGTTGACGCCAGCGCGCCCGCGATCAGACCGTGGCGGGGCCGGGTAAGTTCGTTCTTAGACGATTGTCGACAATATGCTTTTTGTCTTTGACTCTCCGCCTCTGTTTGGCTAGTTTTGCTGGCATGGTTTTCAAAGGTGTCGACAATCATGCTGGATGCCGTGCAAGCACCCGCCAACAGCCAGGACGAAACCGAGACGCTCTCGGAGAACGTCTTCCGCCGCATCCAGGCGGCCATCGTCAAGGGCGAGATCGCCCCCGGCAGCAAAATCTCCGAGCCAGAGCTTGCGCGCACCTACGGCATCAGCCGCGGCCCGCTGCGCGAGGCCATCCACCGCCTCGAAGGCCAGCGCCTGCTGGTGCGCGTGCCCCACGTCGGCGCGCGGGTGGTGTCGCTGAGCCATGCCGAACTGATCGAGCTGTACGAAATCCGCGAGTCGCTCGAAGGCATGGCCTGCCGCCTGGCCGCCGAGCGCATGAGCCAGGCTGCCATCGACGAGCTGCGCCATGTGCTCGACACCCATGAGCGTGACGCCGCATTCCAGGCCGGGCAGGGCTACTACCAGCAGGAAGGCGACTACGACTTCCACTACCGGATCATCCAGGGCAGCGGCAACCAGACCCTGTACAAGATGCTCTGCGGCGAGCTGTACCAGCTGGTGCGCATGTACCGCATCCAGTTCTCCACCACCCCCAACCGCCCGCGCCAGGCCTTCGCCGAGCACCACCGCATTCTCGATGCCATCGAAAGCCGTGACGGCGAACTGGCAGAACTGCTGATGCGCCGGCATATCGGTGCATCCAAACGCAATATCGAGCGCCACTACCAAGGCGCAGACAACAATAGCCCACGAGGTGAGTCATGACAGTCAAGAGCACGCCCGGCCAACGTTTCCGCGACGCGGTCGCCGCCGAACACCCGTTGCAGGTAGTCGGGGCGATCAACGCCAACCATGCGCTGCTGGCCAAGCGCGCCGGGTTCAAGGCCATCTACCTGTCCGGCGGCGGTGTGGCCGCCGGCTCCCTCGGCCTGCCGGACCTGGGTATCAGCGGCCTGGACGACGTGCTCACCGATGTGCGCCGCATCACCGATGTGTGCGACCTGCCGCTGCTGGTAGATGTCGACACCGGCTTCGGCGCCTCGGCGTTCAACGTCGCCCGTACCGTGAAGTCGATGAGCAAGTTCGGCGCTGCGGCCATCCACATCGAGGACCAGGTGGGTGCCAAGCGCTGCGGCCACCGCCCGAATAAAGAGATCGTCACCCAGCAGGAAATGGTCGACCGCATCAAGGCGGCGGTGGATGCCCGCAGCGACGACAGTTTCGTGATCATGGCGCGCACCGACGCGCTGGCGGTAGAAGGCCTGAACGCCGCGTTGGACCGCGCCGCCGCCTGCATCGAGGCCGGCGCCGACATGATCTTCCCCGAAGCCATCACCGAGCTTTCGATGTACAAGACCTTCGCCGACCGGGTAAAGGCGCCGATCCTGGCCAACATCACCGAATTCGGGGCCACGCCGCTGTACACCACCGAAGAACTCGCCTCGGTGGACGTGTCGCTGGTGCTGTACCCGCTGTCGGCCTTCCGCGCCATGAACAAGGCTGCCGAGAACGTCTATGCCGCCCTGCGCCGCGATGGCACGCAAAAGAACGTGATCGACACCATGCAGACCCGCATGGAGCTGTACGACGCCATCGGCTACCACGCCTTCGAGCAGAGCCTGGATGCGTTGTTCGCGCAGAAGAAAGGGTGAATTTTGAGGGCCCCATCGCCGGCAAGCCGGCTCCTACAGGTAACACCTACCCCTTGTAGGGGCCGGCTTGGCGGCGCTAGGGCCGGTACAGCCACACACGATTAGCCAGAAGAATTCCATAACAAGTTCAAGAAAGGAGAAACCCCATGGCCGAAGCAAAAGTACTCAGTGGCGCAGGCCTGCGTGGCCAGGTGGCCGGGCAGACGGCGCTTTCCACCGTCGGCCAGGCCGGTGCCGGCCTGACCTACCGCGGCTACGACGTGCGTGACCTGGCCGCCGGCGCCGAGTTCGAGGAAGTCGCCTACCTGCTGCTGTACGGCGAGCTGCCCAGCCAGGCCGAGCTTGCCGATTACAAGCACAAGCTCAAGGGCCTGCGCGAGCTGCCCCAGGCGCTGAAGGAAGTGCTCGAGCGCATCCCGCGCGACGCCCACCCGATGGACGTCATGCGTACCGGTTGCTCGGTGCTCGGCACCCTGGAGCCCGAGCTCACCTTCGAGGCCCAGCGCGACAAGACCGACCGCCTGCTGGCGCTGTTCCCGGCAGTGATGTGCTACTGGTACCGCTTCACCCACCACGGCGTGCGCATCGACTGCAGCAGCGACGAAGACACCTTGGGTGGCCACTTCCTGCACCTGCTGCACGGCAAGAAGCCGAGCGCGCTGCATGTGAAGGTGATGAACGTCTCGCTGATTCTGTACGCCGAGCACGAATTCAACGCCTCGACCTTCACCGCGCGGGTGTGCGCCTCGACCCTGTCCGACCTGTATTCCTGCATCACCGCTGCCATCGGCTCGCTGCGCGGCCCGCTGCACGGCGGCGCCAACGAGGCGGCCATGGAGCTGATCGAACGCTTCCAGAGCCCGCAGGACGCCACCGCCGAGCTGCTGCGCATGCTCGAGCGCAAGGACAAGATCATGGGCTTCGGCCATGCCATCTATAAAGAGTCCGACCCGCGTAACGAGGTGATCAAGGGCTGGGCCAAGCAGCTCGCCGACGAGGTCGGTGACCGCGTGCTGTACCCGGTGTCCGAGGCCATCGACAAGACCATGTGGGAGCAGAAGCGCCTGTTCCCCAACGCCGACTTCTACCATGCCTCGGCGTACCACTTCATGGGCATCCCGACCAAGCTGTTCACGCCGATTTTCGTCTGCTCGCGCCTGGCCGGCTGGGCCGCCCACGTGTTCGAGCAGCGCGCCAACAACCGCATCATACGCCCGAGCGCCGAGTACACCGGCGTCGAGCAGCGCAAGTTCGTGCCGATCGAGCAGCGTTAAGGCAAAGGTCGCCGGGGCTGCTGCGCAGCCCTTTCGCGACACAAGGCCGCTCCTACAGGTGCGGCACTATCCCTGTAGGAGCGGCCTTGTGTCGCGAAAGGGGCGCGCAGCGCCCCCATTGGCCAGACCTGCCCACCGAATACCGTGACCGAGCCTGATAACGATATGAACACTGCATACCGCAAGCCCCTGCCAGGCACTGCCCTGGACTATTTCGACGCCCGCGCCGCGGTCGAGGCGATCAAGCCCGGCGCTTACGACGGCCTGCCTTACACCTCCCGGGTACTGGCCGAAAACCTGGTACGCCGCTGCGACCCGGCCACCCTGGATGCTTCGCTGAGCCAATTGATCGAGCGCAAGCGCGACCTCGACTTCCCCTGGTTCCCGGCCCGGGTGGTGTGCCACGACATCCTCGGCCAGACCGCGCTGGTGGACCTGGCCGGCCTGCGCGACGCCATCGCCGACAAGGGCGGTGACCCGGCCCAGGTCAACCCGGTGGTGCCGGTGCAGTTGATCGTCGACCACTCCCTGGCCGTGGAATGCGGCGGTTTCGACCCCGACGCCTTCACCAAGAACCGCGCCATCGAAGACCGCCGCAACGAAGACCGCTTCCACTTCATCAACTGGACCAAGCAGGCATTCAAGAACGTCGACGTGATCCAGCCGGGCAACGGCATCATGCACCAGATCAACCTGGAGAAGATGTCGCCGGTGATCCACAGCGACCACGGCGTGGCCTACCCGGACACCTGCGTCGGCACCGACAGCCACACCCCGCATGTGGATGCACTTGGGGTGATCGCCATCGGCGTCGGTGGCCTGGAAGCCGAGAACGTGATGCTAGGCCGTGCCTCGTGGATGCGTCTGCCGGAAATCGTCGGCGTCGAGCTGACCGGCCGCCTGGCCCCGAACATCACAGCCACCGACCTGGTGCTGGCGCTGACCGAATTTCTGCGTAAGCAGAAGGTGGTGGGTGCGTACCTTGAGTTCCACGGTGCAGGTGCCAGTGCACTGACCCTGGGCGACCGCGCCACCATCTCCAACATGGCACCGGAATACGGCGCCACCGCGGCGATGTTCGCCATCGACCAGCAGACGCTGGACTACCTCACCCTGACCGGGCGTGACGACCATCAGGTGCAGCTGGTTGAAACCTACGCCAAGGCCACCGGCCTGTGGGCCGACAGCCTGGTCAAGGCCGAGTACGAACGCACCCTCTGCTTCGACCTGTCGAGCGTGGTGCGCAACATGGCCGGCCCGTCCAACCCGCATGCCCGGGTGGCCACCAGCGAGCTGGCGGCCAAGGGCATCGCCGGGCAGTGGCAGGAAGTGCCCGGGCAGATGCCTGACGGCGCAGTGATCATCGCCGCCATCACCAGTTGCACCAACACCAGCAACCCGCGCAACGTGATTGCCGCCGGCCTGATTGCGCGCAATGCCAACAAGCTTGGCCTTGCTCGCAAGCCCTGGGTCAAGTCGTCCCTGGCGCCGGGTTCCAAGGCTGTGCAGCTTTATCTGAAAGAGGCGGGGCTCGAGCAGGAGCTGGAGCAACTGGGCTTTGGCATCGTCGCTTTTGCCTGCACCACCTGCAACGGCATGTCTGGCG is part of the Pseudomonas fakonensis genome and harbors:
- the acnD gene encoding Fe/S-dependent 2-methylisocitrate dehydratase AcnD; protein product: MNTAYRKPLPGTALDYFDARAAVEAIKPGAYDGLPYTSRVLAENLVRRCDPATLDASLSQLIERKRDLDFPWFPARVVCHDILGQTALVDLAGLRDAIADKGGDPAQVNPVVPVQLIVDHSLAVECGGFDPDAFTKNRAIEDRRNEDRFHFINWTKQAFKNVDVIQPGNGIMHQINLEKMSPVIHSDHGVAYPDTCVGTDSHTPHVDALGVIAIGVGGLEAENVMLGRASWMRLPEIVGVELTGRLAPNITATDLVLALTEFLRKQKVVGAYLEFHGAGASALTLGDRATISNMAPEYGATAAMFAIDQQTLDYLTLTGRDDHQVQLVETYAKATGLWADSLVKAEYERTLCFDLSSVVRNMAGPSNPHARVATSELAAKGIAGQWQEVPGQMPDGAVIIAAITSCTNTSNPRNVIAAGLIARNANKLGLARKPWVKSSLAPGSKAVQLYLKEAGLEQELEQLGFGIVAFACTTCNGMSGALDPVIQQEIIDRDLYATAVLSGNRNFDGRIHPYAKQAFLASPPLVVAYAIAGTIRFDIEKDVLGVVDGKEIRLKDIWPSDAEIDAVVRASVKPEQFRQVYIPMFTIEEDKGPKVAPLYDWRPMSTYIRRPPYWEGALAGERTLRGMRPLAVLPDNITTDHLSPSNAILLDSAAGEYLAKMGLPEEDFNSYATHRGDHLTAQRATFANPKLFNEMVREDDGSVKQGSLARLEPEGKVTRMWEAIETYMQRKQPLIIVAGADYGQGSSRDWAAKGVRLAGVEAIVAEGFERIHRTNLVGMGVLPLEFKPGTDRNTLGLDGSETYDVVGQRTPRATLTLVVTRRNGERVEVPVTCRLDTAEEVSIYEAGGVLQRFAQDFLEGSSA